The proteins below come from a single Nostoc sp. KVJ3 genomic window:
- a CDS encoding Hsp70 family protein, with amino-acid sequence MAIAIDFGTSNTVIARWNPVTQQPETLTLPGLSIKQSLNPPLIPSLVYVEDAAQNQVLVGQQVRDRGLDLKGETRFFRSFKRGIGADIQGYLPELDGQIVTFEQVGQWFLTKVIAELAPLQGGLDSLILTVPVDSFEAYRHWLGQVCQALPVEQVRMLDEPTAAALGYGLADQEILLVIDFGGGTLDLSLVRLDQGVQATTKPLGFILKWGNKSLAEDSKQKVKTARVLAKAGQNLGGTDIDNWLVDYFAKTQELAVSPLTTRLAERVKIQLSTQNQASEVYFDDETFESYELELNRDTFDNILKEHAFFELLDESMATLLQQAKRQGIELPDINAVLLVGGTVQLPAVQTWIKQYFEPEKIRCERPFEAIAQGALQLAQGIQIKDFLYHSYGIRYWDRRNQRHKWHSLIKAGQAYPMSQPVELVLGASLENQPSIELIMGELGAETGNTEVYFDGDRLITRRLDGNETSVKPLNDQEGARTIAQLTPTGYPGSDRIKILFQVDEQRFLRITVEDLLTNDTLLENQLVAQLS; translated from the coding sequence ATGGCGATCGCAATTGATTTTGGTACTAGCAACACAGTCATTGCTCGTTGGAACCCCGTAACCCAGCAGCCTGAAACCCTGACTCTACCAGGCTTATCAATAAAACAAAGTCTCAATCCGCCACTGATTCCCAGCTTGGTTTATGTTGAAGACGCAGCCCAAAATCAAGTCTTAGTCGGGCAACAAGTACGCGATCGCGGTCTTGACCTCAAAGGCGAAACTAGATTTTTTCGCAGCTTCAAGCGGGGTATTGGTGCAGATATCCAAGGTTATTTACCGGAACTAGATGGGCAAATTGTCACCTTTGAACAAGTAGGGCAATGGTTCCTCACCAAAGTAATTGCAGAACTAGCGCCCTTACAAGGTGGATTAGATTCTCTCATATTAACCGTTCCCGTGGACAGTTTTGAAGCCTATCGTCACTGGCTGGGTCAAGTTTGTCAAGCCCTCCCCGTTGAACAGGTGCGGATGCTGGATGAACCCACAGCCGCCGCCTTGGGTTATGGTTTAGCAGATCAAGAAATTCTCTTGGTGATTGACTTCGGTGGTGGTACTTTGGATTTATCCCTTGTCCGGTTGGATCAAGGTGTGCAAGCAACCACAAAGCCTTTAGGATTTATCCTTAAATGGGGTAATAAGTCCTTGGCTGAAGATTCAAAACAAAAAGTCAAAACTGCCCGTGTCCTGGCGAAAGCTGGGCAAAATCTGGGCGGTACTGATATTGATAATTGGTTGGTAGATTACTTCGCCAAAACTCAAGAATTGGCGGTAAGTCCGTTGACAACAAGATTGGCTGAACGGGTGAAAATTCAGCTATCAACCCAAAATCAAGCTAGTGAAGTTTATTTTGATGATGAAACATTTGAAAGCTATGAATTGGAATTAAACCGCGACACTTTTGATAATATCCTCAAAGAACACGCATTTTTTGAGTTACTAGATGAGTCGATGGCAACACTGTTACAGCAAGCAAAACGCCAAGGGATAGAACTTCCTGATATTAATGCAGTTTTGTTAGTTGGTGGAACAGTGCAATTACCAGCAGTGCAGACATGGATAAAACAGTATTTTGAGCCAGAAAAAATCCGTTGCGAACGTCCCTTTGAAGCGATCGCTCAAGGTGCATTACAGTTAGCTCAAGGGATACAAATCAAAGACTTTCTCTACCATAGTTATGGTATCCGCTACTGGGATCGCCGCAATCAGCGTCACAAATGGCATTCTTTAATTAAAGCTGGACAGGCATACCCGATGAGTCAGCCAGTAGAATTAGTCTTAGGCGCTTCTTTAGAAAATCAGCCCAGCATTGAATTAATTATGGGAGAATTGGGAGCAGAGACAGGGAATACCGAAGTTTATTTTGATGGCGATCGCTTAATTACTCGCCGTCTAGATGGTAACGAAACCAGCGTTAAACCCCTCAACGATCAAGAAGGCGCGAGGACAATTGCCCAATTGACACCAACTGGATATCCTGGAAGCGATCGCATCAAAATTCTTTTTCAAGTTGATGAGCAACGCTTTTTGCGAATCACTGTTGAAGACTTGTTAACCAATGACACGCTTCTGGAGAATCAACTCGTGGCACAATTGAGCTAG
- a CDS encoding WYL domain-containing protein, whose product MRRLGGLNLKDEMLYPVRTQLDRVIVYTDPVEMMAKGKYQSRGTLFEKLDTLEAAIIKGQAVELYRCRNPYNPNKTRYEQVYPLQLIYADIAWYLLLEDYNNGHLLVSRIDRFSDHFNVLDSKGRGLDSQWKSLHIAHRLLKAGCGLKLGLREEQQKEIRGELELVEVKVRFFSEVMGFIQEGEKRHLHQEIKLGPKGKDGKPTYVDYIVKLPERSLEEFCRWVYRFMGNAQFICPQYLAEQHQKFARALIDRYSSKAT is encoded by the coding sequence ATGCGGCGATTAGGAGGGTTAAACCTGAAAGATGAGATGCTTTATCCGGTGAGAACCCAATTAGACCGAGTTATTGTCTACACCGATCCGGTGGAAATGATGGCCAAGGGCAAATATCAAAGCCGAGGTACGCTATTTGAAAAACTAGATACACTTGAAGCAGCAATTATTAAAGGACAAGCAGTTGAGCTTTATCGCTGTCGTAATCCGTACAATCCCAACAAAACCAGATATGAGCAAGTTTATCCTTTACAATTGATTTATGCAGACATTGCTTGGTATTTGTTGCTGGAAGATTATAACAACGGTCATCTCTTAGTGTCACGTATTGATCGCTTTAGCGATCACTTCAATGTTCTGGATAGCAAAGGCCGCGGCTTAGATAGCCAATGGAAAAGCTTACATATCGCTCATCGGCTCTTAAAGGCAGGTTGTGGCTTGAAGTTGGGTTTAAGAGAAGAGCAACAAAAGGAAATCCGTGGAGAACTGGAGCTTGTAGAAGTGAAAGTTCGATTTTTCTCTGAAGTAATGGGATTTATCCAAGAGGGAGAAAAGCGACATCTTCACCAAGAAATCAAACTAGGGCCGAAGGGAAAAGATGGCAAACCTACTTACGTAGATTACATTGTTAAATTGCCTGAGCGATCGCTGGAGGAGTTTTGTCGCTGGGTGTACCGCTTTATGGGCAATGCTCAGTTCATCTGTCCTCAATATCTAGCTGAACAACATCAGAAATTTGCTCGTGCATTAATAGATCGGTATTCTTCCAAAGCTACATAA
- a CDS encoding polysaccharide deacetylase family protein, with the protein MKTKRTGKKPIASVSLDLDNVWSFLKNQGVPGWETFPSYLDIAVPRFLEIFQQWNLTITVFVVGQDAALEKNTKALQAIANAGHEIGNHSFYHDPWLHLYSEDEIEAEVALAEEHIKRVTRQHPIGFRGPGYSFSPAVLKVLARRGYEYDASTFPTFLGPIARAYYLMTCKLSKEERKKREALFGGFKDGLQPLKPYQWKMGQDKLTEIPVTTMPIFKVPIHFSYIMYLSTFSSEAALFYLRIALWLCKLTHVQPSLLFHPTDFVSQEDVPELSFFPGMSLPTYKKLAIVNKSLELISSQFNVVTVGQHAKSLIDARQLPVLVPQKR; encoded by the coding sequence ATGAAAACGAAGCGGACAGGAAAAAAACCAATAGCAAGTGTTTCTTTAGACTTGGATAATGTTTGGTCTTTTCTCAAAAACCAGGGCGTTCCGGGTTGGGAGACTTTTCCCTCTTACTTAGATATTGCAGTCCCTCGTTTCTTAGAAATTTTTCAGCAATGGAATTTGACAATCACAGTCTTCGTTGTCGGTCAAGATGCAGCCTTGGAAAAGAATACCAAGGCATTACAAGCGATCGCTAACGCTGGTCACGAAATTGGCAATCATTCATTCTACCACGATCCTTGGCTACATCTATATTCAGAGGATGAGATTGAAGCGGAGGTGGCTTTGGCTGAAGAACATATTAAGCGTGTCACCCGTCAACATCCTATCGGCTTCCGGGGGCCTGGATACAGTTTTTCTCCTGCGGTCTTAAAAGTTTTAGCACGACGGGGATACGAGTATGATGCTTCGACTTTTCCCACATTTTTGGGCCCCATAGCACGAGCATATTATTTAATGACCTGTAAACTGAGCAAGGAAGAACGCAAGAAACGGGAAGCCCTATTTGGCGGTTTCAAGGACGGTTTGCAACCCCTGAAACCCTACCAGTGGAAGATGGGTCAGGATAAACTGACTGAAATTCCCGTTACCACCATGCCAATTTTCAAAGTGCCAATTCACTTCAGTTACATCATGTATCTGAGTACATTTTCTTCGGAAGCGGCGTTATTCTACCTCCGAATTGCTCTTTGGCTGTGTAAACTTACGCACGTCCAACCTTCTTTGCTATTCCATCCTACAGACTTTGTAAGTCAAGAGGATGTGCCAGAACTATCATTTTTCCCTGGAATGAGCCTCCCCACTTACAAAAAGCTGGCAATAGTCAACAAAAGTTTAGAACTTATATCCAGTCAGTTTAATGTTGTGACTGTTGGACAACACGCCAAATCCTTAATTGACGCACGTCAACTGCCTGTATTAGTGCCTCAAAAGAGGTAA
- a CDS encoding aspartoacylase, giving the protein MNQINRVAIVGGTHGNEFTGAYLIQKFAQFPDLITRSSFETVTLLANPNAFAAGRRYVEKDLNRCFLKQDLQDPTLSSYEELQAKSIQDILTSNRDKQADFILDLHSSTANMGLTIILVNSHPFNLQLAAYLSQINPLVRIYRCSFKSIAENPFVNSLCELGFAFEVGPVAQGLLKATLFQQTEELVYALLDYLERFKQGKISSTNETLILYDHLSVVDYPKKQDGTIFGMIHPELQDKDYQALNPGDPVFLTFDDQTILYEGISTVWPIFINEAAYYEKGIAMCLTQRQQINI; this is encoded by the coding sequence GTGAACCAGATTAATCGAGTTGCAATTGTCGGTGGCACTCATGGTAATGAGTTTACCGGGGCTTATTTAATCCAAAAATTTGCCCAGTTCCCCGATTTGATTACTAGATCGAGTTTTGAGACAGTTACTCTGTTAGCAAATCCTAACGCTTTTGCCGCAGGGAGGCGATATGTAGAGAAGGATTTAAATCGCTGTTTTCTCAAGCAAGATTTACAAGATCCGACTCTGAGCAGTTATGAAGAATTGCAAGCTAAATCAATTCAGGATATCCTAACATCAAACAGAGATAAACAAGCAGATTTCATCTTAGACTTGCACAGTAGTACAGCTAATATGGGTCTAACAATTATTTTAGTAAATAGTCATCCCTTCAACTTACAATTGGCTGCTTATCTGAGCCAGATTAACCCTTTAGTGAGAATTTATCGCTGCTCTTTTAAATCAATTGCAGAAAATCCATTTGTAAACTCTCTGTGCGAATTAGGCTTTGCATTCGAGGTTGGCCCTGTTGCCCAAGGACTCTTAAAAGCGACGCTGTTCCAACAAACAGAGGAACTTGTTTATGCGCTTCTCGACTATCTAGAAAGGTTTAAACAGGGTAAAATTTCATCAACTAATGAAACGTTGATTCTCTATGACCATTTATCAGTTGTGGATTATCCAAAAAAACAGGATGGTACAATCTTTGGCATGATTCATCCAGAACTTCAAGACAAGGATTATCAAGCATTGAACCCAGGAGACCCAGTATTTTTGACTTTCGACGATCAAACAATTCTTTATGAAGGAATATCTACCGTTTGGCCGATTTTTATTAATGAGGCAGCTTACTATGAAAAAGGAATTGCAATGTGCTTGACTCAAAGACAGCAAATCAATATCTAG
- a CDS encoding IS1634 family transposase yields MSPTSETKIKNIDHLGIVAGLIDEIGIVDIINSKLGIDVREKISSGILVKAILLNGLGFVSRPLYLFSQFFEDKGIELLLAEGIKSDYVNDDKLGRVMDKLYKYGLNNLFIEIVLSVINKFKIETKYSHLDATSFHLHGEYKNEYNQEKELEIIKQKPIIITKGYSRDHRADLKQCVLDLITSSDGDIPLLMRAGDGNEADKAVFGKILGEFKKQINFDSIMVCDSALYSQENLQLIEHLKWISRVPMTIKRAKELVHSVEIEEINSEESAKRAALNLDGYKWKSEIVNYGGIKQNWLIVESQKRQESDLKKLEKKMKTEKIKVEKLLKEINKEDFESPEQARYKLKSVNKKLNLFEIKEVKVIQSKSKGNKTIYKIEGVEHQKPEEIERIRKEAGRFILATNLVDDDKLKPEEILTNYKNQQSCERGFRFLKDPLFFADSLFVENPERIETMLFLMSLCLLVYNLGQRELRNSLKRIKIGIKNQLGKLTISPTLRWVFQCFQGIHLLTLNGVNQIVNLTLERNFILNCLPSSCLKYYLLS; encoded by the coding sequence TTGTCTCCAACCTCAGAAACAAAAATTAAAAATATAGATCACTTAGGAATAGTAGCTGGACTAATTGATGAAATAGGAATAGTTGACATAATCAACTCCAAATTAGGAATAGATGTTCGGGAAAAAATTTCATCAGGAATATTAGTAAAAGCTATTCTGCTCAATGGATTAGGATTTGTATCAAGACCTTTATATTTATTTAGTCAATTTTTTGAAGACAAAGGAATCGAATTATTATTGGCAGAAGGAATAAAAAGCGATTATGTGAATGATGATAAACTGGGAAGAGTTATGGATAAATTGTATAAATATGGATTGAATAACCTATTTATAGAAATTGTCTTATCTGTGATTAATAAATTCAAGATAGAAACAAAATATTCTCATTTAGATGCGACATCATTTCATCTGCATGGGGAATATAAAAATGAATATAATCAAGAGAAAGAGTTAGAAATAATCAAACAAAAACCAATAATTATCACCAAAGGATATTCGCGCGACCATAGAGCAGACTTGAAACAATGTGTATTAGATTTAATAACAAGTAGTGATGGAGATATACCATTATTAATGAGAGCAGGAGATGGAAATGAAGCAGACAAAGCCGTGTTTGGAAAAATATTAGGAGAGTTTAAAAAGCAGATAAACTTTGATAGTATCATGGTCTGTGATAGTGCATTGTATAGTCAAGAAAATCTCCAATTAATCGAACATCTAAAATGGATAAGTAGAGTACCGATGACAATCAAAAGAGCAAAGGAATTAGTTCATTCGGTAGAGATAGAAGAGATAAATTCCGAAGAAAGTGCAAAAAGAGCAGCCTTGAATTTAGACGGATACAAGTGGAAATCGGAAATAGTAAATTATGGTGGCATCAAACAAAATTGGCTAATAGTAGAAAGTCAAAAAAGACAAGAAAGTGATTTGAAGAAGTTAGAAAAAAAGATGAAAACCGAAAAAATCAAAGTTGAAAAGCTGCTCAAGGAAATAAACAAAGAAGATTTTGAAAGTCCAGAACAAGCTCGATATAAACTAAAAAGCGTAAACAAAAAATTGAACCTCTTTGAAATTAAAGAAGTTAAGGTTATTCAAAGTAAATCAAAAGGTAATAAGACTATTTACAAAATAGAAGGAGTGGAGCATCAAAAGCCAGAAGAGATAGAAAGAATCAGAAAAGAAGCGGGAAGATTTATTTTAGCGACAAACTTAGTTGACGATGATAAGTTAAAACCAGAAGAAATTTTGACAAATTACAAAAATCAACAGTCTTGTGAAAGAGGGTTCAGATTTCTAAAAGACCCTTTGTTTTTTGCCGATAGTTTATTTGTAGAAAACCCTGAAAGAATCGAGACGATGTTATTTTTAATGTCTTTGTGCTTGTTAGTTTATAATCTTGGACAAAGGGAACTGAGAAATAGCTTAAAAAGAATCAAAATCGGAATCAAAAATCAACTAGGTAAGTTAACGATTTCTCCGACATTAAGATGGGTGTTTCAATGTTTTCAAGGAATTCATCTTTTGACTTTAAATGGTGTTAACCAAATTGTTAATTTAACATTAGAACGTAATTTTATTTTGAATTGCCTGCCATCATCTTGTCTAAAATATTATCTGCTTTCTTAA
- a CDS encoding glutathione S-transferase family protein, whose translation MSNSTPMDDEKNLPKKKGRTLPPKLIIWLGKFVWTTMWQIMMSKLAPSNQSGAYIRPNSQFRKFIGTEEGNLHPAAAGRYKLYVGLGCPWAHRTLVVRSLKKLEAVISVCIVSPSPIEGGWIFNDEVEDCRTLAEFYQLAEPGYSGRSTVPILWDNQTKTIVNNESSEIIVMLNSEFNQFANNPTLNLYPEELKEKIDWWNEKIYHAVNNGVYRCGFAQSQEAYNQACNELFATLDEIEIALQTNRYLCGDNLTLADVRLFTTLFRFDSAYYGLFKCNRQRIRDYHNLGAYLRDLYQLPGVADTCDVESVKRDYYGNLFPLNPGGIIPDGPDMSYLNQPHERDRIGNFKSAE comes from the coding sequence ATGAGCAACTCAACTCCAATGGATGACGAAAAAAATCTCCCCAAGAAAAAGGGTAGGACACTACCTCCTAAGCTGATTATCTGGCTGGGAAAGTTTGTCTGGACGACTATGTGGCAGATAATGATGTCAAAACTTGCTCCTAGCAATCAGTCGGGAGCATACATTCGTCCTAATAGTCAGTTTCGCAAGTTCATTGGTACAGAAGAAGGGAATCTACACCCAGCAGCAGCAGGACGCTACAAACTCTATGTGGGGTTGGGCTGTCCTTGGGCACATCGAACCCTGGTTGTGCGATCGCTCAAAAAACTCGAAGCGGTAATATCAGTATGTATCGTCTCTCCTTCTCCCATTGAAGGTGGTTGGATATTCAACGATGAAGTTGAAGATTGTCGGACACTGGCTGAATTTTATCAGCTGGCAGAACCGGGTTATAGTGGACGCTCTACAGTTCCAATTTTATGGGACAACCAAACAAAAACGATCGTTAATAATGAGAGTTCAGAGATTATCGTCATGCTGAACTCTGAGTTTAACCAGTTCGCCAACAATCCCACGCTGAATCTCTACCCAGAAGAACTTAAAGAGAAAATTGACTGGTGGAATGAGAAGATTTATCACGCAGTAAATAACGGTGTGTATCGCTGCGGCTTTGCCCAAAGCCAAGAAGCATACAATCAAGCTTGTAATGAACTGTTCGCAACTCTTGATGAGATTGAGATAGCATTGCAGACTAATCGATATCTGTGTGGGGACAATCTCACCCTTGCAGATGTCCGTTTATTCACGACGTTATTTCGGTTTGATAGTGCCTACTACGGATTATTTAAGTGCAATAGGCAGCGAATTCGAGACTATCACAACCTGGGCGCTTACTTACGCGATTTATATCAGCTTCCAGGTGTAGCTGACACCTGCGATGTCGAGAGTGTGAAGCGGGACTACTACGGGAACCTATTTCCACTCAATCCAGGCGGGATTATTCCTGATGGGCCTGATATGTCTTATCTTAATCAACCACATGAGCGCGATCGCATCGGCAATTTCAAGAGTGCTGAGTAA